Genomic segment of Paraburkholderia agricolaris:
GATTCGCGTGCACGTTCGGCGACCCGCACCACCATCGGCTTGCCGCCAATGTCGGCGAGCGGTTTGTTGGGCAGGCGCGACGAGGCGAGCCGGGCCGGTACGACGGCGACAAACGGAGGAGTGGTGACGTTAGCGTTGGTCATCGGAAGGACGGGCGGCGATTAAGCCGGAAGAAAGCGCTCGCAAGTCGTGCACTGCGCGCGCCAATGAGAAAGAGGGCAAATACGACGGTGAATTGCGGCGGATCGGAGAGCCAGGGCGCGCCGAATCTCGCCACCCCGCATCTTGCCCGCACCGGGCACAACCCCGATTCAGGCGACCGAGCCCGGATTCAGGTCGACCGGTGTGCCTTCGACGGTCTGGCGCGCTTCGTCGACCAGCATCACGGGAATACCGTCGCGGATGGGATAGGCAAGCTTGTCCGCGTTGCAGATCAGTTCCTGCGCAGAACGGTCGTAGCTGAGCGGGCCCTTGCAGATCGGGCAGACGAGAATTTCAAGCAGGCGAGCGTCCACGGACTTTCTCCACAACTAATGCAATGAGGCGATGATCGAGCGCGGCTTCGACAGGAACAACCCAGATGCGCGCGTCGCGCCAGGACCCTAATTTTACCGCATCCTTTTCGGTTATCAGGATGGTGTCCGCGTCGACGTCCGTAAAAGGATTGCGCTCGAACGCGTAGTGATCCGGCAAAGCGCGGGTGGTCGGCGTGAGACCGGCCGCGCGCAGCGTCGCGAAAAAGCGTTCGGGTGAGCCGATGCCGGCCGCCGCCAGCACGCGCTCGCCGCTGAATTGCACGAGCGGGCGGCGCAGACCGGGGTTGTCGAGATGCCAGGCGTCGCCGGGCGCAAGTTGCAGCGCGAACGTATTCGGCCAGGGGGGCAGCGTGCGGGCGTATGGATCGTTGACCAGCGTCGCGTCGCGGCGGCGCGACAGCGGCTCGCGCAGCGGACCGGCCGGCAGCAGAAAACCGTTGCCGCCGAGCCGGTGATCGAAGACCACCAGTTCGGCGTCGCGCTCGAGGCGGTAGTGCTGCAAGCCGTCGTCGCTGACAATCACGTCGACTTCGCGATGCGCGGCGCACAATGCCTGCGCGGCCGCGACGCGATCCGGGCAGACCCACACCGGTGCGCCGGTGCGGCGCGCGATCAGCAACGGTTCGTCGCCGCCGACGTTTGCCGCCGAGGCCGCGAGAACCGGCGTCGGTTCTTTGACGCGCGCGCCATAGCCGCGCGACACCACGCCGGGCTTGAAGCCGGCGGCGCGCAAGGCTTCGACCAGCGCGATGACGGTCGGTGTCTTGCCGGTGCCGCCGACGGTCACGTTGCCGACCACCACCACCGGCACGCCAATGCGCACGGATTTCAGCCAGCCGAACGAGAAGGCGGCGCGGCGCGCGGCGGCAATCGCGCCGAATACACACGCGAAGGGTGTCAGCGCCCACGCAAGCGGGCCACGCTGCTGCCATTCGCGCGCAAGGCGTGCTTCGAGACGGTTGTTCAGGCCGCTCATTGGCGAGCCGCAAGGACGGGCGATGCACCGCGCGCCCGAAGGAGGCGGGGCGGCATGGAAGTGCCAGGTGCGATACGCGGGGCAAGCATCAACGCGGTTCTCCGGACAATCGAAAAGGGCAGCAAAAAGGTGCAGCGGGATGAAGCAGCGGCCGCAGCCGATGCGCTCGCGCAGCGTGGCGTCAGTGTGCCGTAATGGCGAGCGCCGCGGGGCTTTCGGCATGCTGTCGAACCCGCCACTCTAGCGCGCGGGCGTCCCGCCCGGCAAGTCGCGCGTCCCGCATCGCGTGGCAGGCAGCGGCGCC
This window contains:
- a CDS encoding Trm112 family protein — encoded protein: MDARLLEILVCPICKGPLSYDRSAQELICNADKLAYPIRDGIPVMLVDEARQTVEGTPVDLNPGSVA
- the lpxK gene encoding tetraacyldisaccharide 4'-kinase, whose amino-acid sequence is MSGLNNRLEARLAREWQQRGPLAWALTPFACVFGAIAAARRAAFSFGWLKSVRIGVPVVVVGNVTVGGTGKTPTVIALVEALRAAGFKPGVVSRGYGARVKEPTPVLAASAANVGGDEPLLIARRTGAPVWVCPDRVAAAQALCAAHREVDVIVSDDGLQHYRLERDAELVVFDHRLGGNGFLLPAGPLREPLSRRRDATLVNDPYARTLPPWPNTFALQLAPGDAWHLDNPGLRRPLVQFSGERVLAAAGIGSPERFFATLRAAGLTPTTRALPDHYAFERNPFTDVDADTILITEKDAVKLGSWRDARIWVVPVEAALDHRLIALVVEKVRGRSPA